One window from the genome of Bubalus kerabau isolate K-KA32 ecotype Philippines breed swamp buffalo chromosome 17, PCC_UOA_SB_1v2, whole genome shotgun sequence encodes:
- the LOC129632257 gene encoding zinc finger and SCAN domain-containing protein 5C-like isoform X2, with amino-acid sequence MAEDQPFFQGCGHMTDSPGAESPASVPPQDTLMEDSDCDQETWHVRFRTFSSSEESDPIEDLRRLRDLCYLWLRPDLHTKEQMMDRLVLEQFMICMPLECQVLLKESGVQSCKALEDVLRNKQKHKKWDQRALSPETVPETGELEGQTPRENLEKDLLEDRGETKTLQSQEPELLKGPEGDVSTMSGSRRGPLKNRRHVKRKWDRSPTCQDVRQEAAMCLDQGEFSGQLGSRSVGSSGTVGPISLPEGPETRGRAPSECRVCKKSFPYQSQLTLHQRTHTAERPIQCDICAKGFIQLSDLRVHERIHTGEKPYSCDLCLKKFTHDSTLRTHKRTHTQEKPFRCEHSDRAFSH; translated from the exons ATGGCTGAGGACCAGCCATTTTTTCAGGGTTGTGGACACATGACAGACAGCCCTGGGGCAGAGTCACCGGCATCCGTGCCACCCCAAGACACACTCATGGAAGACTCAGACTGTGACCAGGAAACCTGGCACGTCCGGTTCAGAACATTTAGCAGCTCAGAGGAGTCCGACCCCATCGAGGATCTGAGGAGACTCCGTGATCTCTGCTATCTGTGGCTGAGGCCAGATCTTCACACCAAGGAGCAGATGATGGACAggctggtgctggagcagttcatgatctgcatGCCCCTGGAGTGCCAGGTCCTGCTCAAAGAAAGTGGGGTGCAGAGTTGCAAAGCCCTGGAGGACGTGCTGAGAAATAAGCAGAAACACAAGAAGTGG GACCAGAGAGCTCTCTCACCAGAGACTGTTCCTGAAACAGGTGAGCTGGAGGGTCAGACGCCCAGGGAGAACTTGGAGAAGGACCTGCTGGAAGACAGGGGAGAGACAAAAACCCTTCAATCTCAAGAACCTGAACTGCTGAAGGGTCCTG AGGGAGACGTTTCCACTATGAGTGGATCCAGACGAGGTCCTCTAAAGAATCGCAGACATGTCAAAAGGAAATGGGACCGCAGTCCGACTTGCCAAGACGTGCGTCAAGAAGCAGCCATGTGTTTGGACCAAGGCGAGTTCTCAGGACAGCTTGGGTCCCGTTCTGTTGGTTCATCTGGGACCGTGGGACCCATCAGTCTTCCTGAGGGACCAGAAACCCGGGGACGGGCACCCTCTGAATGCAGGGTGTGCAAAAAGAGCTTTCCTTATCAGTCTCAGCTTACCCtgcaccagaggacacacacagcaGAGAGGCCCATTCAATGCGACATCTGTGCCAAAGGGTTCATACAGCTTTCAGATCTGCGGGTTCACGAGCGGATCCACACTGGTGAGAAGCCCTACAGCTGTGATCTCTGCCTCAAGAAGTTCACCCACGACTCCACCCTGCGCACTCACAAGAGGACCCACACCCAGGAGAAGCCTTTCCGCTGTGAGCACAGTGACAGAGCTTTCAGCCACTGA
- the LOC129632257 gene encoding zinc finger and SCAN domain-containing protein 5B-like isoform X1 codes for MAEDQPFFQGCGHMTDSPGAESPASVPPQDTLMEDSDCDQETWHVRFRTFSSSEESDPIEDLRRLRDLCYLWLRPDLHTKEQMMDRLVLEQFMICMPLECQVLLKESGVQSCKALEDVLRNKQKHKKWTIVCIQGQKYLVHDPDIEMVEAKAGDMDDERDPWEEPQTPVRVISPEDGQEASQELQNLPGPTNLSREQDQRALSPETVPETGELEGQTPRENLEKDLLEDRGETKTLQSQEPELLKGPEGDVSTMSGSRRGPLKNRRHVKRKWDRSPTCQDVRQEAAMCLDQGEFSGQLGSRSVGSSGTVGPISLPEGPETRGRAPSECRVCKKSFPYQSQLTLHQRTHTAERPIQCDICAKGFIQLSDLRVHERIHTGEKPYSCDLCLKKFTHDSTLRTHKRTHTQEKPFRCEHSDRAFSH; via the exons ATGGCTGAGGACCAGCCATTTTTTCAGGGTTGTGGACACATGACAGACAGCCCTGGGGCAGAGTCACCGGCATCCGTGCCACCCCAAGACACACTCATGGAAGACTCAGACTGTGACCAGGAAACCTGGCACGTCCGGTTCAGAACATTTAGCAGCTCAGAGGAGTCCGACCCCATCGAGGATCTGAGGAGACTCCGTGATCTCTGCTATCTGTGGCTGAGGCCAGATCTTCACACCAAGGAGCAGATGATGGACAggctggtgctggagcagttcatgatctgcatGCCCCTGGAGTGCCAGGTCCTGCTCAAAGAAAGTGGGGTGCAGAGTTGCAAAGCCCTGGAGGACGTGCTGAGAAATAAGCAGAAACACAAGAAGTGG ACCATAGTCTGCATACAAGGGCAGAAATATCTTGTACATGATCCCGATATTGAGATGGTTGAAGCCAAGGCCGGTGACATGGACGATGAGAGAGACCCGTGGGAGGAGCCCCAAACCCCCGTTAGGGTTATATCTCCAGAGGATGGCCAGGAAGCAAGCCAAGAGCTGCAGAATCTGCCAGGACCCACGAACCTGTCTAGGGAGCAG GACCAGAGAGCTCTCTCACCAGAGACTGTTCCTGAAACAGGTGAGCTGGAGGGTCAGACGCCCAGGGAGAACTTGGAGAAGGACCTGCTGGAAGACAGGGGAGAGACAAAAACCCTTCAATCTCAAGAACCTGAACTGCTGAAGGGTCCTG AGGGAGACGTTTCCACTATGAGTGGATCCAGACGAGGTCCTCTAAAGAATCGCAGACATGTCAAAAGGAAATGGGACCGCAGTCCGACTTGCCAAGACGTGCGTCAAGAAGCAGCCATGTGTTTGGACCAAGGCGAGTTCTCAGGACAGCTTGGGTCCCGTTCTGTTGGTTCATCTGGGACCGTGGGACCCATCAGTCTTCCTGAGGGACCAGAAACCCGGGGACGGGCACCCTCTGAATGCAGGGTGTGCAAAAAGAGCTTTCCTTATCAGTCTCAGCTTACCCtgcaccagaggacacacacagcaGAGAGGCCCATTCAATGCGACATCTGTGCCAAAGGGTTCATACAGCTTTCAGATCTGCGGGTTCACGAGCGGATCCACACTGGTGAGAAGCCCTACAGCTGTGATCTCTGCCTCAAGAAGTTCACCCACGACTCCACCCTGCGCACTCACAAGAGGACCCACACCCAGGAGAAGCCTTTCCGCTGTGAGCACAGTGACAGAGCTTTCAGCCACTGA